Proteins from a genomic interval of Gluconacetobacter diazotrophicus PA1 5:
- a CDS encoding DUF2312 domain-containing protein: MDAENFAADDKAAVGGIAADRLRSIIERVERLEEERKALAGDIKDIFTEAKSAGFDVKVIRQIIRLRKQEPAEVEEQETLLDIYRRALGM; encoded by the coding sequence ATGGATGCGGAAAATTTTGCTGCTGACGACAAGGCGGCGGTCGGCGGAATCGCGGCGGACCGGCTGCGCAGCATCATCGAGCGCGTCGAGCGCCTGGAAGAAGAGCGCAAGGCGCTGGCCGGCGACATCAAGGACATCTTCACCGAGGCGAAATCCGCCGGTTTCGACGTGAAGGTCATCCGCCAGATCATCCGCCTGCGCAAGCAGGAGCCCGCCGAGGTGGAGGAGCAGGAGACCCTGCTGGACATCTACCGGCGCGCTTTGGGAATGTAG
- the zwf gene encoding glucose-6-phosphate dehydrogenase: protein MAQLPPVDIFDYIVFGATGDLTMRKLLPALYYRYRDGQIPDEARIIGTARSPLSRADFQGRAEKALHNFVKPADLDPDTARRFLDLVHYVSLNGAEADSTWPALKSLLAEAPADRIRVYYLATAPGLYGQICENLSNQGLVTEQSRVVLEKPIGTDLQSANAINDGVGRHFPENHIFRIDHYLGKETVQNLIALRFANPVFERLWSSDAIEYVQITAAETVGVEGRGPYYDKSGALRDMIQNHLLQVLCLVAMDPPGSLEADSLRNEKLKVLHALRPITPDDVATYTVRGQYTCGKEGDKTLAGYLEDLGEDATSSTETFVAIRAEVHSWRWGAVPFYLRSGKRMAEKCSEIVIQFKAAPWSIFATKPPANRLVIRIQPDEGVTLSVSTKDPTPTDSLALRQADIDIAFEKAFGTRYPDSYERLLLDVVRGDPVLFIRRDEVEAAWRWADPILQGWAEDKVKLEPYPAGSWGPEAARALLARSGHQWHEDMA, encoded by the coding sequence ATGGCTCAGCTCCCCCCCGTGGATATCTTCGACTACATCGTTTTCGGAGCCACCGGCGACCTGACGATGCGCAAGCTGCTGCCGGCGCTGTATTACCGCTATCGCGACGGGCAGATCCCCGACGAGGCCCGGATCATCGGCACCGCGCGTTCGCCGCTGTCGCGGGCGGATTTCCAGGGCCGTGCCGAAAAGGCGCTGCATAACTTCGTCAAGCCCGCCGACCTGGACCCGGACACCGCGCGCCGCTTCCTGGACCTGGTCCATTACGTCAGCCTGAACGGCGCCGAGGCCGACAGCACCTGGCCGGCGCTGAAGAGCCTGCTGGCCGAAGCCCCCGCCGACCGCATCCGCGTCTACTACCTGGCGACGGCGCCGGGCCTGTATGGCCAGATCTGCGAGAACCTGAGCAACCAGGGCCTGGTGACCGAGCAGTCGCGCGTCGTGCTGGAAAAGCCGATCGGCACGGATCTGCAGAGCGCCAATGCCATCAATGACGGGGTGGGCCGGCACTTCCCGGAAAACCACATCTTCCGCATCGACCACTACCTGGGCAAGGAAACCGTCCAGAACCTGATCGCGCTGCGCTTCGCCAATCCGGTGTTCGAGCGGCTGTGGTCCAGCGACGCGATCGAATACGTCCAGATCACGGCGGCCGAGACCGTGGGCGTCGAGGGCCGCGGCCCGTATTATGACAAGTCCGGTGCCCTGCGCGACATGATCCAGAACCATCTGCTGCAGGTGCTGTGCCTGGTGGCAATGGACCCGCCCGGCTCGCTGGAAGCCGACAGCCTGCGCAACGAGAAGCTGAAGGTGCTGCACGCGCTGCGCCCCATCACGCCCGACGATGTCGCGACCTACACCGTGCGCGGCCAGTACACGTGCGGCAAGGAAGGCGACAAGACGCTGGCGGGCTATCTGGAGGACCTGGGCGAAGATGCGACCAGCAGCACCGAGACCTTCGTCGCCATCCGGGCCGAGGTGCATTCCTGGCGCTGGGGCGCCGTGCCGTTCTATCTGCGCTCGGGCAAGCGCATGGCCGAGAAATGCAGCGAGATCGTCATCCAGTTCAAGGCCGCGCCCTGGTCGATCTTCGCCACCAAGCCTCCGGCGAACCGCCTGGTCATCCGCATCCAGCCCGATGAAGGCGTGACGCTGTCGGTATCCACCAAGGACCCGACGCCCACCGACAGCCTGGCCCTGCGGCAGGCGGATATCGACATCGCCTTCGAAAAAGCCTTCGGTACCCGCTATCCGGATTCGTACGAGCGCCTGCTGCTGGACGTCGTGCGCGGCGACCCGGTGCTGTTCATCCGCCGCGACGAGGTCGAGGCCGCGTGGCGCTGGGCCGACCCGATCCTGCAGGGCTGGGCCGAGGACAAGGTGAAGCTGGAGCCCTACCCGGCCGGAAGCTGGGGCCCCGAGGCGGCCCGCGCCCTGCTGGCACGCAGCGGCCACCAGTGGCACGAGGACATGGCGTAA